A genomic stretch from Sander vitreus isolate 19-12246 chromosome 17, sanVit1, whole genome shotgun sequence includes:
- the wnt8b gene encoding protein Wnt-8b, with protein sequence MTGPKAYLIYSSSVAAGAQSGIEECKYQFAWDRWNCPERALQLSTHSSLRSANRETAFVHAISSAGVMYTLTRNCSLGDFDNCGCDDSRNGQRGGHGWLWGGCSDNVGFGEAISKQFVDALETGQDARAAMNLHNNEAGRKAVKGTMQRTCKCHGVSGSCTTQTCWLQLPEFREVGNYLKEKYHRALKVDLLRGAGNSAASRGAITETFSSISRKELVHLEDSPDYCLENRTLGLPGTEGRECLKKGKNLSKWEKRSCKRLCGECGLAVEERKAEMVSSCNCKFHWCCAVKCEQCRKTVTKYFCVKKGGQRVRNESAGSRRKNLRLRKKH encoded by the exons ATGACTGGACCCAAG gcgtACCTGATCTACTCCAGCAGTGTGGCAGCAGGAGCTCAGAGTGGCATAGAGGAGTGCAAGTATCAGTTTGCATGGGACCGCTGGAACTGCCCCGAGAGAGCCCTGCAGCTGTCCACACACAGCAGCCTGCGCAGCG CAAATCGGGAGACAGCGTTCGTTCATGCCATCAGCTCTGCCGGAGTCATGTACACTTTAACCAGGAACTGCAGTCTCGGAGACTTTGACAACTGTGGCTGTGATGACAGCAGGAACGGACAACGAG GTGGTCATGGTTGGCTCTGGGGAGGATGCAGTGACAATGTTGGCTTTGGCGAGGCCATCTCCAAACAGTTTGTTGATGCGTTGGAGACTGGGCAGGACGCACGGGCAGCCATGAATCTCCACAATAACGAGGCTGGGCGCAAG GCTGTGAAGGGGACTATGCAGAGGACATGTAAGTGCCACGGGGTGTCTGGAAGTTGCACCACTCAGACCTGCTGGCTGCAGCTGCCAGAGTTCAGGGAGGTGGGCAACTACTTAAAGGAAAAGTACCACAGAGCTCTGAAGGTGGATCTTCTCCGAGGTGCGGGTAACAGCGCGGCCAGCCGGGGGGCCATCACCGAGACCTTTAGCTCCATCTCTCGTAAGGAGCTGGTTCACCTCGAAGACTCCCCCGATTACTGCCTGGAAAACCGCACTCTGGGCTTGCCGGGCACAGAGGGCCGCGAGTGCCTCAAGAAGGGCAAGAACTTGAGCAAATGGGAGAAACGGAGCTGCAAGAGGCTTTGCGGAGAGTGTGGGCTGGCTGTGGAGGAGCGCAAAGCTGAGATGGTGTCGAGCTGTAATTGTAAATTCCACTGGTGCTGCGCGGTGAAGTGTGAGCAGTGCAGGAAGACAGTGACCAAGTACTTTTGTGTCAAGAAAGGAGGTCAGAGGGTAAGGAATGAGAGCGCTGGTAGCCGCCGGAAGAACCTCAGACTGAGGAAGAAGCACTGA